The Caretta caretta isolate rCarCar2 unplaced genomic scaffold, rCarCar1.hap1 Scaffold_31, whole genome shotgun sequence genomic sequence TTTGCTGCAATTTTGCCTCGTGCTGCTCTTCTCCAGTGAAATCTCATGTCTGGACTGTAACAGGCTGCATGTTCTACAAATCAGAATGAACAGCGAGAGTTTTGAGCGTCTGGAGAAAATGGGTGGCAACTTTCCCTTCCAATGTCTAAATGAAAGGATAGCTTTCAAGCCCAGAGATATCCTCAAGCTCCGACTGTCCCACCAAGAGAATGCCAAGGTAGCCATCCAGCAGATCCTCCAAGAGCTCTTCCATATCTTTAACAACAATCTCACCCAAGCTGCCTGGAATGGGACTTCCATAAAGGAATTCCAAAACGGACTTCACCAGCAGATTGAGAAGCTGGAGACATGTTTGAGTGCTGAGATGGAAAAGGAGGTAACCTACCCAGGAAATGAGAACCTCCTGCTCACCAGCCTCAAACTGAAGAGATTCTTCCAGACAATAGAGgatttcctgaaagaaaagcaatacaGCCGGTGTGCCTGGGAGATCATCCGTGTGCAAATAACCAGATGTTTCCTCATGCTCGACAAACTCACCAAGAGACTTGAAAATGAAGgtaccattttttcttttttcctagaaaAACTCAAATAATATTATTTGAATAAAACAGCTGGTGAAAGATGGGTGATAGGGTTATAAATCCTAATACGTCAGGCCCAATCTTTCTCCCATAGTAATTTTATGCATACAGCTATTTCAAACGCATGCTCaaatcttttcagagtagcatatAATTTAGTGCTTCTCTACCACACACAATATTCTATATGAAAAATATACCAATATATCATAACTGCTAACTAAAGACAAAATATTGTTACGTGATAACTAACTATGCCAAATAGAAAAGAACAGTGAGAAGCCCCCTTTCAACAACTGCCTCGTTAGACAACGTTCCAGTTAGTACACCAGAAAATGGGGGGTCTGTGTTCACACTCTTCTATCCCATCAGCTCATTTTGCACATAGGGATGGCCGAGGGTTCTtattctgcttttctttcttttgtttaccgCTAACTTCAACAGCTTTAGTAACAACAAATTGTGACAAGATGACAAGTGCACTAAGGCTCAGGATTTAGGATTTGACATCTGGTTAGAAAAAGATGGCCTCTATTTGGCATTTGAATCTCTCCATGTTTGAACCATTCCCCTTTTTCATTCCAGCACGTGATGCTTCCAG encodes the following:
- the LOC142070500 gene encoding interferon beta-like — translated: MISRSLLQFCLVLLFSSEISCLDCNRLHVLQIRMNSESFERLEKMGGNFPFQCLNERIAFKPRDILKLRLSHQENAKVAIQQILQELFHIFNNNLTQAAWNGTSIKEFQNGLHQQIEKLETCLSAEMEKEVTYPGNENLLLTSLKLKRFFQTIEDFLKEKQYSRCAWEIIRVQITRCFLMLDKLTKRLENEARDASSNDALKTAE